The Mucilaginibacter rubeus genomic interval CCGGGTTATTATTAATGAGCATTTGTTTGCCATTGAACATAACAACAATACCATCACCACTGGTGATTTTAACCTGTGCATAAATCAAACCTTTCTCTACCGTAATATTCTGCAGTATATAATAGGCATTATCCATCCCTGCCGGCAAATCAAGGAGCTGCCCGTTTTTGTAGCTATCCATACGCTGCCATGGTTTATCGGTATCATTAGTATAGGGTTTGCTAATATCAATTTTATCAGCACTGCCATTTAAACCACCTAAGCCTGCCGAATATGGACCGCTGATATATAAGGCCCCCCATTTGATTTTAGCGGTATCAACCTTGTATTTCATCAATCTGTCGTTATCAAGCTTAATCGTGGTAGTTACGTCGTTAACGGCCAGATCAATCACATTACCTTTCTCTTCATCTGTATATTTGATAGAGGGGCGATATTTACCTGTCGCGGTAGGTTTTATTGTCCAGGCTTGCTTTACAGTGCTTTGGTAATTGCTGTTATAGTCGATACCCGATGAGCTGTAGTAATTATAAGCGTTATGCTCATCCAGTTTCATATGACCGTAGCTGCTTTTGACAATATGAACAGGTTGTACCTTGTAGCCTTCAGCAACGTCAACGGCTATTACCTTGATCTGTTTTTCGTTATCAAAATCAGCAGGCAAAGTTATTACAGCATCATTGGCAGTCTGCTTAAAGTTAAGCGATTGCTGTTCGCCTAAAACAGATACACTATTAATTTTACCTTCAAGGCCGGGCAAAGTGATCAAGCCATCAGCCGGTACCGAGGTTACAAAAAGATAAAGCTTATTAGGTTTGCTGGTTATATTACCCCATTTAAAGGAGGTAAAAAAAGGATCGGCAGTGGTACCGTAAACAGCGTCGGCATTTTTATGAAGCCAGGCACCTATCTTCAACAATACATCTTTTTCAAAACCAACTACCGAACCATCGCCTTTAGGGCCGATATTGAGCAGGTAATTACCTCCCCTGCTAATCACGCGGATCAGGCTTTCCAGTTTCTCTTTGTACTTTTCATCTTCGCTGCCGCGCTTTTGCCATGAACGGTAACTCCAGGTTTCATCAAAAAATGAGGCCGGCGATTGCCATGGCACGCCTATAGAATAATCTGGGTATTGGTTATCGCCCATAACAGCAAAATCGCCCTGATCGTTACCAAGGCGGCTACTTACCATACAATCGGGCTGCAGGCGATGTACTAACTGATAAAGTTCCTTACTTTGCTCAGGACTTTGAGATCCCATATCAAACCAAAGCTCGGATATGATACCATAGTTTGATAACAGCTCGGTTACCTGCTTTTTATTATACTCATGATGCTCCGGCGTTACATAATCTGAATTATGGCTTGATATAGGCGATGCCTGTGGGTAATGCCAATCGATCAATGAAAAATATAACCCAAACCGCAAACCATGTCTTTTGCAGGCTTCGGCCATTTCTTTTACCACATCACGTTTAAAAGGGGTTGCATCAACCACGTTAAAATCAGTTGTGGCTGTTTTAAACATACAAAAACCATCATGATGCTTAGATGTGAGTACTATTGAGCGCATTCCAGCGGCCTTTGCTAACAGAACAATGCTATCTGCGTTCCAGTTTACAGGATTAAAGTTCTTAGCCAGATTAGCGTAAGTATCGCTGTAGATGCCCGCGTGCGCCTGTATCTGTTCGCTTAAACCACGGGTTACAGGTTTGCCATCCCATACACCTCCTAAAACCGAGTAAATGCCGCCGAAGTGGATAAACATGGAAAACTTTTGATCCTGCCATTGCTTTACCGACGCTGAAGACGGCTGTGCATATACAAAATGGGCGCAAACTAATAGGGACAGCAAAAGGAGTATAGTTTTTTTCATGGTAATTGATTCAATGGCCCAAAGTGTAAAAAAGTTGTTAATAAACAAAAAAGGTCACAACTTAAAGTTGTTTGCAGGTTTACACAATTTCACACTTTTACACACCAGCTCAACACATTTTACACTTTTGTCAATAAAAGTGCCGCCCAATTGTGAAATTACCTTCCCATATTGCAATTTTTTAATAAAAATTTTATTCCGATCTTTGTAACAACACCACCAAATCCTAAAACATAATAAAGAATATGCTTGCCTTGGGGCAAGTACTTATATAACCTTTTAAAAAACAATATGGCAGGATCTATACAAATTCAACCAAATATCCATTGTGAACCTTGCAAAGAGTGCGGAGCACGCCCGGTAATTGAACAAAGCCGTAAAGGTTTTTCAGTTGCTTGCCCTACAAGTAAAAAACACTATTCAACTGCTCCCGGTCTGGTAAATATAGACGAGTGGAATAGGTTTAACAAAAAATCGCCGGTGCTTACAGGACCGACATATAATAGTAAAGCCTCATAAAAAACGACTCTCAAAAACGAGTAAACTTTTTTTAGTTTTGTGTATTAGCCAATAACAAAACCAACCATGGGGATACAATGGCATTAATTGTATTCATGTTATGCATATTGTAGATACTGAAAATGACCCTTTAAAAAAAAGGCATAGACGCACATTTTGCCCAACATGCCAAACTAATACCGGTCAAAGAATAAAAAGACCGCTACTGTTAAAGCTATTAACATTTTGGCTACCAGTTAAAAGGTATTTTTGCTACAACTGCAACAAAAAGTATCTGGTTTTTGAAAAATAAAGAAAACTTCAAGCACAATTCTTAGCGCCCAATTCAATCTCTATCTGCCAAAAAGGGGTGCTGTTTGTTTACTTCCAGATTTAAGATAATCGGCGTAGCTTTTCCTGATGTAGCTGATCATATCATAATCGCTCATCTTTTTCACTTTTTTAATATCAGGATGATACTGGTTCATGAAGTTCTGTAGTGAATCGCCTTTTAAGCTGGTTATCGAACTAACCTTTTCCGGCGAAAAAAACCTGTCTACATACTCATCTTGTTCGTCCTTGAGCAGGATCTTTTGCAGCTTTGATTGAGGGGCCTTGTTTTTACTCAGCATGTCAATTACCGAAAGCAGGTTGATGCTTAAAATGGTTGCAGTACTTTTATCTGCATTGATGTGATTACTGGGTTTACCAAAATCCAGATCAGCCGGGCGTGTTATAAACGCATCTTTTATGGTTGAGCCGCGATAGGCAAAAACAGAAGCAAACTCCCTCCGGTTTCGTAATGAGTCGGCTTTGGCGTTACGCCTGCCCCTGATTTTCACCTCACTCAAAACAGTTGCATCCGGTTCGATGTAACACCTCAAAGTATCAAACTTTAAAAAACTGATAATGAGCCTGAATGGCTTGTATCCTATGCTGCTGATCCTTAAAGTATCGCCGGGCTTTACGCTGGCCAACACAAATTTCCCTTGCTGATTACTTATACTTTTTGATGCCGTTGAGCTGATAAAAGCATTGGCTACCGGCAAATAAGTAGCCTTATCAATCACAATTCCCTTAATACGCTGAGCAAACAGGCTTACTGACAGGAGCATCAATATTACTGTTAAGGTAAGTTTCAATGTTTTCATGACGGGTTCAGTTAACAGGTAAAGTAGGTACCTAAATATAACACATAAATTGCTAAGGTGTACGCCTTTAACAAAAATTAACAATACCCAGCAAAAAAGCCTTCAGTCTTTTCGACTAAAGGCTTTGACAGCGTTCTTAAAACTATCCTATGCCATCTTAAAAGTAAAGAAAAAAGTAGTTCCCATACCCAGATCAGACTCAACCCAGATGCGGCCGTTATGACGCTCAATAATCCTTTTTACAATTGTAAGGCCCATGCCTACGCCTTCGTATTGACTGGTGCTGCTATGGAGCCGGCTAAAAATATCAAAGATCTTTTTATGATTTTCCTTTGCTATACCAATACCGTTATCGCTTACTGCAAATACCTGTTCATCGGCCTGTTTAAAACTACGCACCGTAAGTTCCGGCGTTTTATCTCCACGGTATTTAATGCCGTTCCCCATGAGGTTTTGGAAAAGCTGCACCATGGCTACATAATTGGCGTTTATTTCGGGCATGGGTTCGATGTTTACAATCGCCCCGCATTCGGCTACTTTCACCTTCAGGTTTTGTAAGGCTTCTTCAGCAGCCTTTTTCATATCTACCTTTACAAAAGCATCTGCCTGCGAATCCAATACCGTGTACTGGTAGATCCCTTCAATAGTGTTTGTCATATTCTGGGATACTTCTGTAAGCATCTCCATAGTTTCCTGTACATCGGGCGGTAAGTCTTCACCCAGTATTTGCAATGTATTGATTAATAACAAACAAGAGGCGATTGGTGAACGCAGATCATGCGCAATAATGTGTGCAAAACGTTCCAGGTCCTGGTTTTTTGTCTGCAACATATTCAATAACCCGCTATTGTATGTTTCCAGCTTTTTGAAGTTAAGTACCGATTTCACGATGCTGGGCAATAGCAGCATGTGCTCGCCCATGCTTTTATCTTTTATCAAATAATCTGCCGCGCCGGATTTCATCAATTCCACCGCCGTTTTTTCCGAGCCCTGACCTGTAACAATTACAATGGGAATGTCTGCTGCCTTTGCAATAGCAATGGAGTCAAAGGCGTTCCCGTCGGGCAGGTGAAAATCTGAAACTACCAGATCATATTCTTTCTCTCCCAGTTGTTTTCTTAAGTCGGCAATACTGGATACAACATCGCATTCATACTGCGGGTTCAGTTTGATGAATTTCCGTTTGATGAACGTGATATCTATCTCCTCATCTTCGAGAAACAAGATCTTGTTTTGACCGGTTGCCGCAATTTGCTTATTGATCAACTGCGAAATAAGGTTTGGCAACTGTTGTAAATAATCATTGTCAGCGTCTTTAGTTAGCTCTTTTACAACATGATTATTGAACGATTGCGAACCCGGATCCTTAAGTATCAAGAGCGGGATCTTTGTCAATTCAAGGAAAGGGGAAAGTTGGGTGTAAAACCCCCGGTTTACGAGGCTTTCCTCGGCAATAAAAAAATCGCAGTTATAGAGCTTTACAGATTTTTCAAAATCATACTGGCTCTCATAGTAAGCGATTTGTAGCTGCTGAAACGCGGCGTTAAGCGTCTCGCTGATCAGTGTTTTCTCTTGTTGATCGGCAATAATAGCAATTCTCAGATTATTCATCGTGAGTAGTATTGGGGGATAATAAAGTATTCGGCGATAGTTATGAAACCTATTGTTGTGTTGGCTTGGGGGGCTGGTTAAGCATAAGCCAGTACATACCTAACTGCTTTACACAATCAGCAAAGCTCATAAAATCAATAGGCTTTACTATGTAACTGTTTACACCCAGTTGATATGCTTTTTGAATATCAACATCCTCTTTTGAAGAGGTCATCATGATCACTGGTATCGATTTCAGGGCTTCCGAAGCTTTGATCTGTTCTAACACCTCTAACCCGTTAACACGCGGAAGTTTAAGATCGAGCAGGATCAGTTTAGGAATGGCCTGCAAAACTTTCTCGGGCCCGGTACCAAAAAGGTAATCCAGGGCATATTGTCCGTCCTCCAGCCATTTAATGTCATTTATCAGGTTGTATTTTTTTAATGCGCGTATGGTAAGTGTTGCATCTTCTTCGCGATCTTCTACTAATAAAACCTCAGGATATTCTTTGATAGTCATAATGTTGAAAATTATAATTAGATGATTTTGTATAAAATTGCCTGATTAAACAATAGGCAGACTGAAACTAAAGGTGGCCCCTTCTCCTAATACCCCTTCGGCAGTTACCGCGCCTCCGTGACGTTCAATCACTTTCTTTACGATACTTAAGCCTATGCCCGTGCCTTCAAAATCTTTATCATTGTGCAGACGCGAGAATATTTTGAACAGCTTGTTCCTGTATTTTTCATCAAAGCCGGCACCATTATCTTTTACAGCATAAATGGTACTACCGTTGGCTATTGTTGAGGTTACAATGATTTTGGTTTCGGCTGTATTGCGCGAGTATTTCAATGCATTGGAGATAAAGTTGGTCACCACCTGGGTAATCATGGCCTGATCACCTATCGACGGCGTAAGCTCGCCAAGTTCAAAAACCACTTTATGGCCTGCAGGCTCCTGCCGTATCAATTCATCAAACACATTTCTGAAGATAGCTTTCATGTCCAGCGACGTATTTATTTTTTCGGCACGGCTCAGTTTAGAGAACGAAAGAATATC includes:
- a CDS encoding alpha-L-fucosidase — its product is MKKTILLLLSLLVCAHFVYAQPSSASVKQWQDQKFSMFIHFGGIYSVLGGVWDGKPVTRGLSEQIQAHAGIYSDTYANLAKNFNPVNWNADSIVLLAKAAGMRSIVLTSKHHDGFCMFKTATTDFNVVDATPFKRDVVKEMAEACKRHGLRFGLYFSLIDWHYPQASPISSHNSDYVTPEHHEYNKKQVTELLSNYGIISELWFDMGSQSPEQSKELYQLVHRLQPDCMVSSRLGNDQGDFAVMGDNQYPDYSIGVPWQSPASFFDETWSYRSWQKRGSEDEKYKEKLESLIRVISRGGNYLLNIGPKGDGSVVGFEKDVLLKIGAWLHKNADAVYGTTADPFFTSFKWGNITSKPNKLYLFVTSVPADGLITLPGLEGKINSVSVLGEQQSLNFKQTANDAVITLPADFDNEKQIKVIAVDVAEGYKVQPVHIVKSSYGHMKLDEHNAYNYYSSSGIDYNSNYQSTVKQAWTIKPTATGKYRPSIKYTDEEKGNVIDLAVNDVTTTIKLDNDRLMKYKVDTAKIKWGALYISGPYSAGLGGLNGSADKIDISKPYTNDTDKPWQRMDSYKNGQLLDLPAGMDNAYYILQNITVEKGLIYAQVKITSGDGIVVMFNGKQMLINNNPGKAGSVDHIIGFDLMPGNNQLLIKVFNNFKKNVPFAISHSIPQNIYVKDLDPQTFEANRLYPVSLKLHNPASPHQTLKLPNLEIWFAKR
- a CDS encoding carboxypeptidase-like regulatory domain-containing protein; the encoded protein is MKTLKLTLTVILMLLSVSLFAQRIKGIVIDKATYLPVANAFISSTASKSISNQQGKFVLASVKPGDTLRISSIGYKPFRLIISFLKFDTLRCYIEPDATVLSEVKIRGRRNAKADSLRNRREFASVFAYRGSTIKDAFITRPADLDFGKPSNHINADKSTATILSINLLSVIDMLSKNKAPQSKLQKILLKDEQDEYVDRFFSPEKVSSITSLKGDSLQNFMNQYHPDIKKVKKMSDYDMISYIRKSYADYLKSGSKQTAPLFGR
- a CDS encoding response regulator; amino-acid sequence: MTIKEYPEVLLVEDREEDATLTIRALKKYNLINDIKWLEDGQYALDYLFGTGPEKVLQAIPKLILLDLKLPRVNGLEVLEQIKASEALKSIPVIMMTSSKEDVDIQKAYQLGVNSYIVKPIDFMSFADCVKQLGMYWLMLNQPPKPTQQ
- a CDS encoding hybrid sensor histidine kinase/response regulator gives rise to the protein MNNLRIAIIADQQEKTLISETLNAAFQQLQIAYYESQYDFEKSVKLYNCDFFIAEESLVNRGFYTQLSPFLELTKIPLLILKDPGSQSFNNHVVKELTKDADNDYLQQLPNLISQLINKQIAATGQNKILFLEDEEIDITFIKRKFIKLNPQYECDVVSSIADLRKQLGEKEYDLVVSDFHLPDGNAFDSIAIAKAADIPIVIVTGQGSEKTAVELMKSGAADYLIKDKSMGEHMLLLPSIVKSVLNFKKLETYNSGLLNMLQTKNQDLERFAHIIAHDLRSPIASCLLLINTLQILGEDLPPDVQETMEMLTEVSQNMTNTIEGIYQYTVLDSQADAFVKVDMKKAAEEALQNLKVKVAECGAIVNIEPMPEINANYVAMVQLFQNLMGNGIKYRGDKTPELTVRSFKQADEQVFAVSDNGIGIAKENHKKIFDIFSRLHSSTSQYEGVGMGLTIVKRIIERHNGRIWVESDLGMGTTFFFTFKMA